The Verrucomicrobium spinosum DSM 4136 = JCM 18804 genome includes a region encoding these proteins:
- a CDS encoding 3-keto-disaccharide hydrolase has product MKRKRTLLSCLLPLALATAALSQSPPPHLGAGAKPEEGAEVILDGSRQMLDEKWTYWEGPRFASALPIKWKVVEDPVDGGSAIMTDDRAADKGKYGAADIVTKKPYRDFRLHIEFYITKPGGNSGVYLQNRYEIQVLDGDKTKHGMGAVINETESPYDAYLGVGKWNSYDIVFRAARFEDGKLVEKPLVTMYFNGKKVHKNVAISKVWGGPNSGVDGGNNNGFGITDTPQGLKLQCEGHDVRYRNAWIKELNLKKADTDF; this is encoded by the coding sequence ATGAAACGCAAACGCACCCTCCTCTCCTGCCTGCTGCCTCTGGCGCTGGCCACTGCCGCCCTCTCGCAAAGCCCACCCCCCCATCTGGGCGCAGGTGCCAAGCCTGAAGAGGGTGCGGAAGTCATTCTGGATGGCTCCCGCCAGATGCTGGATGAGAAGTGGACCTACTGGGAGGGGCCACGCTTCGCCTCCGCCCTGCCCATCAAGTGGAAGGTGGTGGAAGACCCGGTGGACGGCGGCTCCGCCATCATGACAGACGACCGCGCGGCGGACAAAGGCAAGTACGGCGCGGCGGACATCGTGACCAAGAAGCCGTACCGCGACTTCCGCCTGCACATTGAGTTTTACATCACCAAGCCGGGCGGCAACAGCGGGGTGTACCTGCAGAACCGGTATGAGATCCAGGTGCTGGACGGCGACAAGACCAAGCACGGCATGGGTGCGGTGATCAATGAGACCGAATCCCCGTATGACGCCTACCTCGGCGTGGGCAAGTGGAACAGCTATGACATCGTCTTCCGCGCGGCCCGGTTCGAGGACGGCAAGCTGGTGGAGAAGCCGCTGGTCACAATGTACTTCAACGGGAAGAAGGTGCACAAGAACGTGGCCATCAGCAAGGTCTGGGGCGGCCCCAACTCCGGCGTGGATGGAGGAAATAACAACGGGTTCGGCATCACGGACACCCCGCAGGGTCTGAAGCTCCAGTGCGAAGGCCACGATGTGAGGTATCGGAACGCGTGGATCAAGGAGCTGAATCTGAAAAAGGCGGACACGGATTTTTAG